The following are from one region of the Stanieria cyanosphaera PCC 7437 genome:
- the cas6 gene encoding type I-MYXAN CRISPR-associated protein Cas6/Cmx6 has translation MNFLEIQFALKGKTLPADHGYSLYSALKNIVLENSSQIILEEERTRDFPPEVILSTIPGVPDRQGLIYLNRSSRLRLRCPSEQASQWYRLFQNQVLDIRGHLIRLVQPRLCLLEPSQTLKARLVTFHLEKWDIHDAPVYFLESCQKSLLSLEIKGKAFIDSNCDGDLALRSLKIKNKNVMGFGVVVENLNDEDSLKLQCYGLGGRKHFGCGWFYPSSEVA, from the coding sequence ATGAATTTTTTGGAAATTCAATTTGCTTTAAAAGGTAAAACATTACCAGCAGATCATGGTTATTCTCTTTATTCTGCTTTAAAAAATATAGTCTTGGAAAACTCAAGCCAAATAATCCTAGAAGAAGAGAGAACGAGAGATTTTCCACCTGAAGTAATTTTATCTACTATTCCTGGAGTACCAGACCGACAAGGATTAATTTATCTCAATCGTTCGTCTCGTCTGCGACTGAGATGTCCATCAGAACAAGCTTCACAATGGTATCGTCTGTTTCAGAATCAGGTATTGGATATTAGAGGACATTTAATTCGTCTAGTTCAGCCTAGATTGTGTTTACTAGAACCAAGTCAAACCCTAAAAGCCAGATTAGTTACTTTTCACTTAGAAAAATGGGATATACATGATGCACCTGTTTATTTCTTAGAATCTTGCCAAAAATCATTATTAAGTTTGGAAATTAAAGGAAAAGCTTTTATCGATAGCAATTGCGATGGTGACTTGGCTTTGCGATCGCTGAAAATAAAAAACAAAAATGTGATGGGTTTTGGCGTGGTTGTAGAGAACTTGAATGATGAAGATTCACTCAAATTGCAGTGCTATGGTTTGGGCGGTAGAAAGCACTTTGGTTGTGGCTGGTTTTATCCAAGTTCGGAGGTTGCTTAA
- a CDS encoding HepT-like ribonuclease domain-containing protein: MSNPRTLARLEDMLRYAQEAVDITKGKTRQDLDNERLLNLAVVRLLEIIGEAANKIPREECQKYPEIPWSAIVSMRNRLIHAYGDIDLDIVWQVVQDNLPTLIEQLKVIINNLKRS, encoded by the coding sequence ATGTCAAATCCTAGAACTCTAGCCAGATTAGAGGATATGCTGCGCTATGCCCAAGAAGCAGTTGACATCACTAAGGGGAAAACTCGTCAGGATTTGGATAATGAGCGTTTGTTAAATCTTGCAGTGGTGCGTCTTCTGGAAATTATTGGAGAAGCTGCTAATAAAATTCCCAGAGAAGAATGTCAAAAATATCCAGAGATTCCCTGGAGTGCAATTGTAAGTATGCGAAATCGTTTAATTCATGCTTATGGAGATATCGATCTAGATATTGTTTGGCAAGTTGTCCAAGACAATTTACCTACTTTAATTGAGCAGTTAAAAGTAATTATTAATAATTTGAAAAGGAGTTAA
- a CDS encoding nucleotidyltransferase family protein — MSQQVKINIPQKQLDEFCQRNHIVKLALFGSVLRDDFKAESDIDVLVEFEPDRIPGLAFFEMEAELTQIFGRKVDLNTPGFLSPKIREKVQQEAAVQYVKS, encoded by the coding sequence ATGAGTCAACAAGTAAAAATTAATATTCCTCAAAAGCAGTTAGATGAATTTTGCCAACGTAATCACATTGTCAAGTTGGCATTGTTTGGTTCTGTTTTAAGGGATGACTTTAAAGCAGAAAGTGATATTGATGTTTTAGTCGAATTTGAACCAGATCGAATTCCTGGATTAGCTTTTTTCGAGATGGAGGCGGAATTAACTCAGATTTTCGGGCGAAAAGTGGATTTGAATACCCCAGGATTTTTGAGCCCCAAAATTCGCGAAAAAGTACAGCAGGAAGCAGCAGTTCAATATGTCAAATCCTAG
- a CDS encoding helix-turn-helix transcriptional regulator yields the protein MSRHLERLLQIDALLRSGIRQTHRSLAVATEVSDRTIRNDLAFLRDRLLAPLEYQKERGWHYSDQNWRLPSISLSQGELFALTLGARMLEAYAGSAYVEELRSAIARLSERLPEATWIDLQQVADERILFRAGASINLDPEIWHDLERACKKSKSVWMEYFTASRNAPSERKLDPYLLHIYRGTNPYVIGYCHKRHEMRWFRIDRIRSLKVLDEKFIQDPNFDARGHLSMIFQHEVGGVPQLVEIWFDRVTAPFIRERRWHPSQELSEHGDGSLTLQMYVSGLNDIKRWVLGYGKGAVVKNPPELVEMVQREIEAMNCNYLAND from the coding sequence GTGTCCCGTCATCTAGAAAGGTTACTTCAAATTGATGCTTTGCTTCGTTCTGGCATTCGTCAGACCCATCGCAGTCTGGCAGTCGCCACAGAAGTTAGCGATCGCACTATTCGTAACGATCTGGCTTTTTTACGCGATCGTTTATTAGCTCCACTCGAATATCAAAAAGAAAGGGGATGGCACTATAGCGACCAGAACTGGCGATTACCCAGTATTTCTCTATCTCAGGGAGAATTATTTGCCCTGACTTTAGGAGCGAGGATGCTAGAAGCCTATGCTGGCAGTGCTTATGTCGAAGAATTGCGTTCAGCGATCGCTCGTTTGAGTGAGCGTTTACCTGAAGCAACTTGGATAGATTTACAACAAGTAGCCGACGAAAGAATATTATTTCGCGCTGGAGCATCCATTAACCTCGACCCTGAAATCTGGCACGATTTAGAACGAGCTTGCAAGAAGTCAAAATCGGTTTGGATGGAATATTTTACTGCCAGTCGTAATGCACCGAGCGAGCGTAAACTCGATCCCTATTTACTGCATATCTATCGAGGAACTAATCCCTATGTAATTGGCTACTGCCATAAAAGACACGAGATGCGCTGGTTTCGCATTGACCGAATTCGGAGTCTAAAGGTATTAGACGAAAAGTTTATTCAAGACCCAAATTTTGATGCTAGGGGTCATCTATCCATGATCTTTCAGCACGAGGTTGGTGGAGTTCCCCAACTTGTAGAAATTTGGTTCGATAGGGTTACTGCTCCCTTTATTCGCGAACGACGCTGGCATCCATCTCAAGAATTATCAGAACACGGTGACGGTTCGTTGACTTTGCAGATGTATGTTAGCGGTTTGAACGATATCAAGCGATGGGTGTTGGGTTACGGCAAAGGTGCAGTTGTTAAAAATCCCCCTGAATTGGTGGAGATGGTGCAGAGAGAAATAGAAGCGATGAATTGTAATTATTTAGCAAACGATTGA
- the ctpA gene encoding carboxyl-terminal processing protease CtpA, with product MLKKFFWVTLLSVLWTASSLVWFTPEAAAFTEEQKLLLQSWRIVNQSYVDETFNHQNWWYLRQKLIKKPLQNREQTYNAIDEMLASLDDPFTRLLRPEQYHSLQVNTSGELSGVGLQINVDSETGLIEVVTPLAGSPAEAAGIKPKDHILEIDGVSTTTLSLDEAAAKMRGKIGTQVSLKIQSPDTDEHKIINLIRDRIALNPVYYTLDTTHELPIGYVRLNQFSANAAQEIARGINQLEQQGAQAYILDLRNNPGGLLQAGVEIARLWLENQTIVYTVNRQGTLGSFESNGKALTEDPLIVLVNQGTASASEILAGALQDNGRALLVGEKTFGKGLIQSLFELPDGAGLAVTVAKYETPSHRDINKLGITPDQTVNQEPINYSQIGTDVDVQYQTAVKLLTSETVIANAS from the coding sequence ATGCTCAAGAAATTTTTTTGGGTTACTCTTTTGAGTGTCCTGTGGACAGCATCTTCTTTAGTTTGGTTTACTCCTGAAGCAGCAGCTTTTACCGAAGAACAAAAATTGTTACTGCAATCGTGGCGAATTGTCAATCAATCTTATGTTGATGAAACTTTCAATCATCAAAATTGGTGGTATTTAAGGCAAAAGTTGATTAAAAAACCGCTTCAAAACCGCGAGCAAACTTATAATGCGATTGACGAAATGCTAGCCAGCTTAGACGATCCTTTTACTCGTCTACTTAGACCAGAACAATATCATAGTTTACAGGTAAATACTTCTGGAGAGTTATCTGGAGTAGGATTACAAATCAATGTAGACTCAGAAACAGGATTAATTGAGGTAGTTACACCTTTAGCAGGTTCTCCTGCCGAAGCAGCAGGAATCAAACCCAAAGATCATATTTTAGAAATTGATGGAGTGAGTACTACTACTCTGAGTTTAGATGAAGCAGCAGCAAAAATGCGGGGAAAAATTGGGACTCAAGTTTCTCTCAAAATTCAATCACCAGATACTGACGAGCATAAAATTATTAATTTAATTCGCGATCGCATTGCTCTTAATCCTGTATATTATACTCTTGATACTACTCACGAGTTGCCTATTGGTTACGTTCGTCTCAATCAATTTAGTGCCAATGCTGCTCAAGAAATTGCTCGTGGTATCAATCAATTAGAGCAACAAGGAGCGCAAGCTTATATTTTAGATTTAAGAAACAATCCTGGCGGTTTATTACAAGCTGGAGTTGAAATTGCTCGTTTGTGGCTAGAAAATCAGACGATTGTTTACACTGTTAATCGTCAAGGCACTCTAGGAAGTTTTGAATCTAATGGCAAAGCTCTTACTGAAGATCCGCTAATTGTTTTAGTTAATCAAGGCACAGCTAGTGCTAGTGAAATTTTAGCAGGTGCATTACAAGATAATGGTAGAGCTTTATTGGTAGGAGAAAAAACTTTTGGTAAAGGATTAATTCAATCTTTGTTTGAATTACCTGATGGTGCTGGTTTGGCAGTAACTGTAGCTAAGTACGAAACTCCTAGTCATAGAGATATTAATAAATTAGGTATTACACCAGACCAAACAGTTAATCAAGAACCAATTAATTATAGTCAAATTGGTACAGATGTGGATGTGCAATATCAAACCGCAGTTAAATTATTGACTAGTGAGACAGTAATTGCTAATGCTAGCTAA
- the petB gene encoding cytochrome b6: protein MFSKQVTDSKVYQWFDERLEVQALSDDVTSKYVPPHVNIFYCLGGITLVCFLIQFATGFCMTFYYKPTVTDAFASVEYIMNEVNFGWLIRSVHRWSASMMVLMMILHVFRVYLTGGFKKPRELTWIAGVIMAVITVTFGVTGYSLPWDQVGYWAVKIVSGVPAAIPVVGDQMVELLRGGASVGQATLTRFYSLHTFVLPWLMAVFMLLHFLMIRKQGISGPL from the coding sequence ATGTTTTCTAAACAAGTAACTGATTCAAAAGTTTATCAATGGTTTGACGAACGTCTCGAAGTTCAGGCACTTTCGGACGACGTTACCAGTAAATACGTTCCTCCTCATGTCAACATTTTTTATTGCTTAGGTGGAATTACTTTAGTTTGTTTCTTAATCCAGTTTGCGACTGGATTTTGCATGACTTTTTATTATAAACCTACTGTTACTGACGCTTTTGCTTCAGTTGAATACATCATGAACGAAGTTAACTTTGGTTGGCTCATTCGTTCTGTCCATCGCTGGTCGGCTAGCATGATGGTATTAATGATGATTCTTCATGTTTTCCGCGTCTATCTAACTGGTGGGTTTAAAAAACCCCGCGAATTAACTTGGATTGCTGGCGTAATTATGGCAGTAATTACTGTTACTTTTGGCGTTACTGGTTACTCTCTTCCTTGGGACCAAGTAGGTTACTGGGCAGTCAAAATCGTTTCTGGTGTACCTGCTGCTATTCCCGTTGTGGGAGATCAAATGGTTGAACTGTTACGCGGTGGTGCAAGCGTTGGTCAAGCAACTTTAACTCGTTTCTACAGCTTGCATACTTTTGTTTTGCCTTGGTTGATGGCAGTGTTTATGTTGCTACACTTCTTAATGATCCGTAAACAAGGTATTTCTGGTCCTTTGTAA
- the petD gene encoding cytochrome b6-f complex subunit IV, with protein sequence MSTLKKPDLSDPVLRAKLAKGMGHNYYGEPAWPNDLLYIFPVVILGTGALIVGLSVLDPALIGEPADPFATPLEILPEWYLYPVFQILRILPNKLLGIACQAAVPLGLILIPFIENVNKFQNPFRRPVATTVFLFGTIVTLWLGIGATFPIDKSLTLGLF encoded by the coding sequence ATGTCGACATTAAAAAAACCAGACTTGAGCGATCCCGTATTACGCGCTAAGTTGGCTAAAGGCATGGGTCACAACTATTATGGTGAACCTGCTTGGCCTAACGATTTGTTATACATCTTCCCTGTAGTTATTTTGGGTACAGGAGCATTAATAGTAGGTTTGTCTGTACTCGATCCTGCTTTGATCGGTGAACCAGCAGATCCTTTTGCGACTCCTTTAGAAATTTTACCTGAATGGTATCTTTATCCCGTTTTCCAAATTCTACGCATTCTGCCTAACAAACTTTTGGGTATCGCTTGTCAAGCAGCAGTACCTTTAGGTTTAATCTTAATTCCTTTCATTGAAAACGTTAACAAGTTCCAAAATCCTTTTCGTCGTCCTGTAGCTACTACTGTATTCTTGTTTGGTACTATAGTAACTCTTTGGCTCGGAATTGGTGCTACTTTCCCAATCGACAAGTCTTTAACTTTAGGCTTGTTCTAA
- the prfC gene encoding peptide chain release factor 3, producing MSVEIQTEIEQAVNSRRNFAIISHPDAGKTTLTEKLLLYGGAIHEAGAVKARRAQRKATSDWMEMEQQRGISITSTVLQFLYKDFQINLLDTPGHQDFSEDTYRTLAAADNAVMLIDAAKGLEPQTRKLFEVCQMRSLPIFTFVNKLDRPGREGLELLDEIEQELGLQTYPVNWPIGMGDRFKGVFDRRQQQIHLFERRAHGSQTAGETVIDLGDPKIEEFLEQDLYYQLKEELEILNEIGSEFDLEKVHAGKMTPVFFGSAMTNFGVQLFLNSFLEYALKPEGRKSSVGTIEPTYSEFTGFVFKLQANMDPKHRDRVAFIRVCTGKFEKDMTVKHARTGKIVRLSRPQKLFAQGRESLEVAYPGDVIGLNNPGVFAIGDTIYNGQKLEYEGIPYFSPEIFAYLKNPNPSKFKQFQKGITELQEEGAIQVMYSTDDFKRDPILAAVGQLQFEVVQFRLQNEYNVETTLEPLPYSVARWVAAGWTALEKAGRLFNTLVVKDSFGRPVLLFKNEWNLQQIKEDHPELKLNSTAPVGSGIQPD from the coding sequence ATGTCCGTAGAAATTCAAACTGAAATAGAACAAGCTGTAAATAGCCGTCGTAACTTTGCTATTATTTCTCACCCAGACGCGGGCAAAACAACCCTGACAGAAAAATTGTTGCTTTACGGAGGTGCAATTCATGAAGCAGGGGCTGTTAAAGCACGACGGGCGCAGCGTAAGGCTACTTCAGACTGGATGGAAATGGAACAACAAAGAGGTATTTCGATTACCTCGACAGTGTTGCAGTTTCTCTACAAAGACTTTCAAATTAACCTCCTTGATACTCCCGGACACCAGGATTTTAGTGAAGATACCTATCGCACTTTAGCTGCTGCCGATAATGCAGTGATGTTGATTGATGCTGCTAAAGGGTTAGAACCGCAAACACGCAAATTATTTGAAGTTTGTCAAATGCGATCGCTTCCTATTTTCACTTTTGTGAATAAGTTAGACCGTCCTGGACGAGAAGGTTTAGAATTACTCGATGAAATTGAACAAGAATTAGGATTACAAACTTACCCAGTCAATTGGCCTATCGGTATGGGCGATCGCTTTAAAGGAGTGTTTGATCGTCGTCAACAACAAATCCATTTATTTGAACGGCGCGCTCATGGTTCTCAAACAGCAGGAGAGACAGTAATCGATCTAGGCGATCCTAAAATTGAAGAATTTTTAGAACAGGATTTATACTATCAACTCAAAGAAGAATTAGAAATTCTCAACGAAATTGGTTCTGAGTTTGACCTCGAAAAAGTTCATGCAGGGAAAATGACTCCCGTTTTCTTTGGTAGTGCCATGACTAATTTTGGCGTGCAATTATTCCTCAACTCTTTTTTAGAATACGCTCTCAAACCAGAAGGAAGAAAATCTTCAGTCGGAACAATCGAACCAACTTATTCAGAATTTACAGGATTTGTCTTTAAGTTACAAGCCAACATGGATCCCAAACATCGTGATCGAGTAGCTTTTATTCGAGTGTGTACGGGAAAATTTGAGAAAGACATGACAGTCAAACACGCTCGTACAGGAAAAATTGTTCGTCTATCTCGTCCCCAAAAACTTTTTGCTCAAGGCAGAGAATCCCTTGAAGTAGCTTATCCAGGAGATGTAATTGGCTTAAATAATCCTGGAGTATTCGCGATCGGTGATACCATTTATAATGGTCAAAAGCTCGAATACGAAGGCATACCTTATTTTTCTCCTGAAATCTTCGCCTATCTCAAAAATCCTAATCCTTCCAAGTTCAAACAATTTCAAAAAGGCATTACCGAATTACAAGAAGAAGGAGCAATTCAGGTAATGTATTCTACCGATGACTTTAAACGTGACCCTATTCTTGCTGCTGTAGGTCAACTTCAATTTGAAGTAGTTCAATTCCGCTTACAAAACGAATACAATGTTGAAACTACTCTAGAACCTTTACCCTATAGTGTTGCTCGTTGGGTAGCTGCCGGTTGGACAGCTTTAGAAAAAGCAGGCAGATTATTTAATACTCTAGTAGTTAAAGACAGTTTTGGCAGACCTGTACTGTTATTTAAAAACGAATGGAACTTACAACAAATTAAAGAAGACCATCCAGAATTAAAACTTAATTCTACTGCTCCTGTAGGTTCAGGAATTCAACCAGATTAA